The genomic window TTCTAAAAGCAACTGGACGAATCATTACGATTGCATTTGTTGTTTGTCTCATTTTATTTATTTTTTGTTTCAGGTTTCAAGTTTTTATCGTTAAATCTGAAACTTAAAACTTATTTTCTAGTCTCTAATTAATGGAAGGGTTGAGCATCTCAATAAACCTTCTTGCTTTGCAATTTCAGCATACGGAATTTCTTCTACAGTAAATCCGTTTGAACGAAGCCAATTATTTAATCGGGTAAAATTTTTCTCAGAAACCACTACATCTTTATCAATCGAAAATACATTTGAAAACATATTATACATTTCTTCTCTCTCGATATGAAATAAATTTTCTTTCCCAAATAAATTTACCAAATACAAATAATCTGCTTCTTCACGAAAACCTCTCTTGTAGATTATTCCTTTGTCTTTTCCAACCGGCTGAAAACAGCAGTCTAAGTGTAATGCATTGTCGCGGGCTTCTAATTTGGATTTAACCAGATCAAATTCTTTTACAATTTTATTCGGAAACAATTCTTTTAGAAAATTGACACCATGCATATTTGTTCTTGCAGTTATATAATCTTTGTAATCGCTTCCTTTATAAGTACCAATAAAGACATGATCATTCCAAAGCATAACGTCACCACCTTCAATATGAACTTCTTCTGGTGGTCGTACGACTTTTAAAGGATCTATTTGATCAATTACGTATTGAATTGCATCCAATTCACGTTCGCGATCTGGTAAAATATTAGATTTAATAAAAATATCATCAATTACAAATCCAATATCTCTTGCAAAAATCTGATTGTAGTTTTCTATCAATTCGGGGCGATAAACAGTTACATCATACTTTTGAAACACAGCATTAAAAGCATCCATTTCAGCAACCATATCTTTTTCGATAGGATATGTTCCTGCCTTAATATGTTCCAATGATTTAGGATCGTAGGCTTCATCTAATGATGGAGTTGGCCCATTATGAACGGCAGAACCCAAAACTACAGCGCGCAGTCTTGACGTTTCGTTCTTTACATTTAATTGCAACATAACTTTATTATATTTTGGACAAAGATAAAAAAAGCTTCACAGTTAAGTGAAGCTTTAGTTTTTTATTTATTCGACTTAAAGTCTCTTAAAGGATGTCCTGTATAAACTTGTCTTGGTCTTCCAATTGGCTCCTTGTTTTCACGCATTTCTTTCCATTGTGCGATCCAGCCTGGTAATCTTCCAATTGCGAACATAACAGTAAACATATCCGTTGGAATTCCTAATGCTCTGTAAATAATTCCAGAGTAGAAATCAACGTTTGGATATAAGTTTCTCGATTTGAAGTAATCATCTTCAAGAGCTGCTGCTTCTAATTTTTTAGCAATTTCTAAAATCGGATCTTCAACACCTAAAGTTTCTAATACTTCCTTAGCTGCTTTTTTGATGATTTTTGCTCTTGGATCAAAGTTTTTATAAACTCTGTGACCGAATCCCATTAAACGGAATGGGTCATTTTTGTCTTTTGCTTTCGCCAAAAATTTATCCGTATCACCTCCGTCTTTGTTAATTTCTTCTAACATTTCAAGAACTGCCTGATTTGCTCCACCATGAAGAGGCCCCCACAGTGCAGAAACTCCTGCAGAAATTGAAGCAAATAATCCAGCGTGAGAAGAACCTACCATTCTTACCGTAGACGTAGAGCAGTTTTGTTCGTGATCTGCATGAAGAATAAATAATTTATCTAAAGCATCCACAACTACAGGATTAGCTGCGTAAGGTCCAGTTGGTAATTTAAACATTAACTGCATGAAATTATCAACATAACCAGTTGTGTTATCATAATAATTCAATGGATACCCCATAGATTTTCTATATGTCCATGTAGCAATTACAAGAAATTTACCCATTGTTTTACAAATGGCTTCGTACATTTCTTTTTCGTTATCAACATTTACAGCTTTAGGATTAAATGCTGTTAAAGCACTTGTTAAAGCAGATAAAACGCCCATTGGGTGAGCTGTTTTTGGAAAACCATCTATGATATTTTTCATCTCTTCGTTTACCAAAGTATGTTTTTTAATACCATTTTCAAACTGCTCTAATTCTTGAGCTGTTGGTAATTCTCCAAAAATCAAAAGATAAGACACTTCTAAAAAGTTAGCTTTTTCTGCCAAATCTTCGATTGAATATCCTCTGTAACGTAAAATTCCTAATTCTCCATCAAGGAAAGTGATTTCGCTTTTACAAGATCCAGAATTTTTATAACCTGGGTCAATTGTAATAAAACCAGTTAAATCACGTAATTTGTTAATATCGATAGCTGATTCGTTTTCACTTCCTGTGATTACCGGAAGTTCAATCTTTTTACCATCTATTTCTAATGTAGCTATTTTTGACATAATATTTTGGAAATAATTCTTTAAATAATAATTTACCAAATCTAATGAATTTAAGACTAATTAAAAAAAGAATACTGCTATGAATTTGTTAAAAGTCCAAAAAAAAAACCATCTGCAAAAACAGATGGTTTCTTTTTCAATATATAACTTTTACAATTATTTGATTTTAAAAGCATTTAAACCCGGGAAATATGCAGTACTTCCTAATTCTTCTTCGATTCTCAATAATTGGTTGTATTTCGCCATACGATCTGAACGAGATGCAGAACCTGTTTTAATTTGTCCACAGTTTAAAGCCACAGCTAAATCTGCAATTGTATTATCTTCAGTTTCTCCAGAACGGTGAGACATTACAGATGTGTAACCAGCATTTTTCGCCATGTTTACAGCTGCAATTGTTTCTGTCAAAGTACCAATTTGGTTAACTTTTACAAGGATAGAATTAGCAATTCCTTTTTCAATACCAGTTGATAAACGAGCTACATTTGTAACAAATAAATCATCACCTACTAATTGTACTTTGTTTCCAATTTTTTCAGTTAAATATTTCCATCCATCCCAGTCATCTTCGTACATACCATCTTCGATAGAAATAATTGGATATTTAGAAGCAAGGTCAGCTAAATAATCAGCCTGCTCTTCAGATGTTCTGATTTTTCCAGTTTCTCCTTCAAATTTAGTGTAATCGTATTTACCGTTTACATAAAATTCTGAAGCAGCACAATCAAGAGCAATCATAATTTCGTCACCGAAAGTATATCCAGCTTTTTCAACAGCAAGTTTGATCGTATCTAAAGCATCTTCAGTACCACCAGCCAAGTTTGGAGCAAAACCTCCTTCATCACCAACAGCAGTACTTAAACCTCTGTCATGTAATACTTTTTTCAAACTGTGGAAAATTTCAGTTCCCATTTGCATAGCATGTGTAAAAGAAGTTGCTTTTACTGGGAAAATCATAAACTCTTGAAATGCAATAGGAGCATCAGAGTGAGAGCCTCCATTAATGATGTTCATCATTGGAACTGGAAGTGTATTAGCAGAAACACCACCTACATATCTGTATAATGGCAAACCTAGTTCGTTAGCAGCAGCTTTTGCAGCAGCTAAAGAAACTCCTAAAATTGCATTAGCTCCTAATTTAGATTTGTTTGGAGTTCCGTCCAAATCAATCATTAATTGATCAATTGTGTTTTGTTCGAAAACAGAAGTTCCAACTAATTCTTCAGCAATAACAGTATTTACATTGTTCACTGCATTCAAAACACCTTTACCTAGATAAGCTTTACCTCCATCACGTAATTCAACAGCTTCGTGCTCTCCAGTTGATGCTCCAGAAGGAACAGCAGCTCTACCTAAAACTCCGTTTTCAGTTACTACATCAACTTCAATAGTAGGATTCCCTCTAGAATCAAGAATTTGTCTTGCGTGAACTTTAATTATAATACTCATTATTTTTGTTTTTTATTAATAAATTATATTTTTTTTCCGAAATTATAAAAATATTTAATACTATAAACGCATTTTAGTTATTAAACACCTTTATTTATTAACTACATCGTTTTAGACCCAGCAAGTTTAATATTCTCAACAAACTGATCAAACAAGTATGAAGAATCATGCGGTCCCGGGCTAGCTTCTGGATGATATTGCACTGAGAAACAATTCTTATTCTTCATTCTCATTCCAGCAACCGTATCATCATTTAAGTGTATATGTGTAAGCTCTAATTCGGGATGACCTTCTAAAGCTTCTCTTTTTACAGCAAAACCATGATTTTGAGAAGTAATTTCACCTTTGCCTGTAATAAGATTTTTCACTGGATGATTAATACCTCTGTGTCCGCCAAACATTTTATAAGTTTTCACTCCATTAGCAAGTGCAATTATCTGATGCCCTAAACAAATACCAAATAAAGGTTTATCATCAGCAATAATTCTTTTTGCTACTTCGATCGCACCAAAAAGCGGATCAGGATCTCCAGGTCCGTTTGACAAGAAATAACCATCAGGATTAAATCCAGTTAAATCTTCGTAGGTTGAGTCGTATGGAAAAACTTTAATGTAACAATCTCTTTTTGCAAGATTTCTTAGAATATTCTTTTTAATTCCAAGATCAAGTGCCGAAATTTTATATGTAGCACTTTCATCTCCTACGAAATAAGGTTCTTTTGTAGAAACTTTTGAAGCCAATTCAAGTCCTTCCATATCAGGAACATTTGCTAACTCTTTTTTCAAGTCTTCCACAGAAGTTCCATCTGTACAGATAACCGCATTCATAGCTCCATTATCACGAATATAACTAACAAGAGCTCTTGTATCAACATCAGAAATACAAATAAGATTTTGTTTTGCAAAATAATCCTCTAAGCTTCCAGAAGCACCTTCTCTAGAATAGTTAAAGCTAAAGTTTTTACAAACTAAACCGGCAATTTTAACACTCTCTGACTCGACTTCTAAGTCATTGATCCCGTAATTACCTATATGCGGATTAGTAGTAACCATTATTTGTCCGAAATAAGAAGGATCAGTAAAAATTTCCTGATATCCCGTCATTCCAGTATTAAAACAAACCTCACCAAAAGTTTTACCGCTGATTCCGATAGACTTTCCGTGAAAAATTGTTCCATCACTAAGTAATAAAATGGCGCTTTTTCGTGTTGTGTATTTCATTATTTAATTTGTATTGTTTTTTATTCAAGTTATAAAACCAAAATTGTGGCTTTAAATGTAATTAGAAATTTTGCAAATTTACTTCTTTAAAGAAGCGCATCCAAGATTTTTTAAAACTTTCACTCATAAAAATAAAACCTATTATTTTAAATATGTTACACTTTTAGATTTTAAAAAATCAAAAAAAAAGGATAAACTAAAAATTAGTTTATCCTTTAATATTATAGAATGATTACTTTCATAATTATTCAGAAGCTTCAGTAGTCGTTTCTGATTCAGCAGCAGGAGCTTCTGGAGCAGCAGTTTCAGCTTTTTTAGCTTTACCACCACGACGGCTTTTTGCTTTTTTAACTTCTTTTTTACCTCCGTTGTAAAGCTCATTGAAATCAACTAGTTCGATCATTGCCATATCAGCATTATCCCCTAAACGATTTCCAACTTTAATGATACGAGTGTATCCACCTGGACGGTCTCCAACTTTAGCAGCCACATCTCTGAACAAGTCAGTTACAGCGTATTTGCTACGTAAGTATGCAAAAACAATACGACGATTGTGAGTCGTATCTTCTTTTGATTTTGTGATTAAAGGCTCAACGAATTGTTTAAGCGCTTTAGCTTTAGCAACAGTAGTGTTAATACGTTTGTGCTCAATAAGAGAACAAGCCATATTAGCCAACATAGCTTTTCTATGCCCAGTCTGTCTGCTTAAGTGGTTGAATTTTTTTCCGTGTCTCATGACGTGTTTTTTTTATCTTCATCTTGCTGCAATCCACTATGGAGAGCAAAATATGAAGTAAATTATTCTTTATCTAATTTGTATTTAGCTAAATCCATTCCGAAAGTTAAATTCTTCACTGCAACAAGTTCATCAAGTTCAGTTAAAGATTTTTTACCAAAATTACGGAATTTCATTAGGTCATTTTTATTGAACGATACTAAATCACCAAGTGTATCAACTTCAGCCGCTTTCAAGCAATTTAATGCTCTCACAGATAAATCCATATCAACAAGCTTAGTTTTAAGCAATTGTCTCATATGCAATGACTCTTCATCATACGATTCTGTTTGTGCAATTTCGTCAGCCTCAAGTGTAATTCTTTCATCAGAAAACAACATGAAATGGTGAATTAAAACTTTAGCAGCTTCAGTAAGAGCATCTTTTGGATTAATAGATCCATCAGTTTTAATTTCAAAAACCAATTTTTCGTAATCTGTTTTTTGCTCTACACGGAAATTTTCGATTGCATATTTTACATTTTTTACCGGAGTAAAAATAGAATCTGTAAAAATCGTTCCAATTGCAGCATTTTGTTTTTTGTTCTCCTCAGCAGGAACGTATCCTCTACCTTTTTCGATTGTTAAATCGAAGTTCAATTTGATTTTAGAATCTAAATTACAGATAACAAGGTCTGGATTCAAAACTTGAAAACCTGAGATAAATTTTTGAAAATCACCTGCTGTTAATTGATCTTTACCAGAAACAGAAATAGTAACTGATTCATTATCGATATCTTCAATTTGACGCTTGAAACGTACTTGTTTCAGATTAAGGATAATTTCGGTAACATCTTCAACAACACCTGAAATAGTAGAAAACTCATGATCTACACCTTCGATACGAACAGATGTAATTGCATAACCTTCTAATGCTGAAAGCAAAACTCTTCTAAGTGCATTACCAACTGTCAATCCGTAACCAGGTTCTAAAGGTCTAAATTCGAATTTACCTTCAAAATCGGTTGAATCGATCATGATAACTTTATCGGGCTTTTGAAAATTAAATATTGCCATAAATTTCGACTAAGTCAATTATTATTTGTTGTACAACTCTACGATTAATTGTTCTTTAATGTTTTCTGGAATTTGAAGTCTCGCAGGTACAGAAACAAAAGTTCCTTCTTTAAGATCATTGTTCCAAGTAATCCATTCATAAACATGACTTGAATTTGATAAAGAACGTTCGATAGCTTCTAAAGATTTAGATTTTTCACGAACTGCAACTTTATCACCAGGCTTAAGGTGGTAAGAAGGAATATTAACAACCTCTCCATTTACAGTAATGTGTCTGTGAGAAACGATTTGACGCGCACCTCTTCTAGATGGAGCAATTCCCATTCTAAAAACAACATTATCTAATCTAGCTTCGCATAATTGTAATAAAACTTCACCAGTTACTCCTTTAGTCGCTGATGCTTTTTCGAATAAATTTCTGAATTGTTTTTCTAAAATTCCATAAGA from Flavobacterium fluviale includes these protein-coding regions:
- a CDS encoding dimethylarginine dimethylaminohydrolase family protein, with the translated sequence MLQLNVKNETSRLRAVVLGSAVHNGPTPSLDEAYDPKSLEHIKAGTYPIEKDMVAEMDAFNAVFQKYDVTVYRPELIENYNQIFARDIGFVIDDIFIKSNILPDRERELDAIQYVIDQIDPLKVVRPPEEVHIEGGDVMLWNDHVFIGTYKGSDYKDYITARTNMHGVNFLKELFPNKIVKEFDLVKSKLEARDNALHLDCCFQPVGKDKGIIYKRGFREEADYLYLVNLFGKENLFHIEREEMYNMFSNVFSIDKDVVVSEKNFTRLNNWLRSNGFTVEEIPYAEIAKQEGLLRCSTLPLIRD
- the eno gene encoding phosphopyruvate hydratase yields the protein MSIIIKVHARQILDSRGNPTIEVDVVTENGVLGRAAVPSGASTGEHEAVELRDGGKAYLGKGVLNAVNNVNTVIAEELVGTSVFEQNTIDQLMIDLDGTPNKSKLGANAILGVSLAAAKAAANELGLPLYRYVGGVSANTLPVPMMNIINGGSHSDAPIAFQEFMIFPVKATSFTHAMQMGTEIFHSLKKVLHDRGLSTAVGDEGGFAPNLAGGTEDALDTIKLAVEKAGYTFGDEIMIALDCAASEFYVNGKYDYTKFEGETGKIRTSEEQADYLADLASKYPIISIEDGMYEDDWDGWKYLTEKIGNKVQLVGDDLFVTNVARLSTGIEKGIANSILVKVNQIGTLTETIAAVNMAKNAGYTSVMSHRSGETEDNTIADLAVALNCGQIKTGSASRSDRMAKYNQLLRIEEELGSTAYFPGLNAFKIK
- a CDS encoding DNA-directed RNA polymerase subunit alpha is translated as MAIFNFQKPDKVIMIDSTDFEGKFEFRPLEPGYGLTVGNALRRVLLSALEGYAITSVRIEGVDHEFSTISGVVEDVTEIILNLKQVRFKRQIEDIDNESVTISVSGKDQLTAGDFQKFISGFQVLNPDLVICNLDSKIKLNFDLTIEKGRGYVPAEENKKQNAAIGTIFTDSIFTPVKNVKYAIENFRVEQKTDYEKLVFEIKTDGSINPKDALTEAAKVLIHHFMLFSDERITLEADEIAQTESYDEESLHMRQLLKTKLVDMDLSVRALNCLKAAEVDTLGDLVSFNKNDLMKFRNFGKKSLTELDELVAVKNLTFGMDLAKYKLDKE
- a CDS encoding citrate synthase, whose product is MSKIATLEIDGKKIELPVITGSENESAIDINKLRDLTGFITIDPGYKNSGSCKSEITFLDGELGILRYRGYSIEDLAEKANFLEVSYLLIFGELPTAQELEQFENGIKKHTLVNEEMKNIIDGFPKTAHPMGVLSALTSALTAFNPKAVNVDNEKEMYEAICKTMGKFLVIATWTYRKSMGYPLNYYDNTTGYVDNFMQLMFKLPTGPYAANPVVVDALDKLFILHADHEQNCSTSTVRMVGSSHAGLFASISAGVSALWGPLHGGANQAVLEMLEEINKDGGDTDKFLAKAKDKNDPFRLMGFGHRVYKNFDPRAKIIKKAAKEVLETLGVEDPILEIAKKLEAAALEDDYFKSRNLYPNVDFYSGIIYRALGIPTDMFTVMFAIGRLPGWIAQWKEMRENKEPIGRPRQVYTGHPLRDFKSNK
- the rplQ gene encoding 50S ribosomal protein L17, producing MRHGKKFNHLSRQTGHRKAMLANMACSLIEHKRINTTVAKAKALKQFVEPLITKSKEDTTHNRRIVFAYLRSKYAVTDLFRDVAAKVGDRPGGYTRIIKVGNRLGDNADMAMIELVDFNELYNGGKKEVKKAKSRRGGKAKKAETAAPEAPAAESETTTEASE
- the rpsD gene encoding 30S ribosomal protein S4 yields the protein MARYTGPKTKIARKFGEAIFGDDKSFEKRNYPPGQHGMAKKRGKKSEYAVQLMEKQKAKYSYGILEKQFRNLFEKASATKGVTGEVLLQLCEARLDNVVFRMGIAPSRRGARQIVSHRHITVNGEVVNIPSYHLKPGDKVAVREKSKSLEAIERSLSNSSHVYEWITWNNDLKEGTFVSVPARLQIPENIKEQLIVELYNK
- the carA gene encoding glutamine-hydrolyzing carbamoyl-phosphate synthase small subunit — its product is MKYTTRKSAILLLSDGTIFHGKSIGISGKTFGEVCFNTGMTGYQEIFTDPSYFGQIMVTTNPHIGNYGINDLEVESESVKIAGLVCKNFSFNYSREGASGSLEDYFAKQNLICISDVDTRALVSYIRDNGAMNAVICTDGTSVEDLKKELANVPDMEGLELASKVSTKEPYFVGDESATYKISALDLGIKKNILRNLAKRDCYIKVFPYDSTYEDLTGFNPDGYFLSNGPGDPDPLFGAIEVAKRIIADDKPLFGICLGHQIIALANGVKTYKMFGGHRGINHPVKNLITGKGEITSQNHGFAVKREALEGHPELELTHIHLNDDTVAGMRMKNKNCFSVQYHPEASPGPHDSSYLFDQFVENIKLAGSKTM